The genomic region CTTGGAAGGTGCTATTCATACGATTGAAACTCCTTTCCGCAGTGGAGCTCGAATTTATCACACGCAAGGGAAAGAAGTTCTGGAGTAGATGAAAGATACCAATATGTATCTGCTGGTTTTACATGTCCCATATAGACCGAGAGTAAATAGATCTTCTGGTTAGCATCTTCTCCGCTTTCCAGCCATTTGAGGATGGTACGGCAGGCAAAAGTATGGCGGATATCGTATAAACGCGGTCGTCTGCCGTTCCATCTGTGTCCGACATCCGGTATAAGACAGGGACGGAGTTGTTGAAAGGCATATTCGAAAGCTCTTGTATTGAATCGCCTTCCATTTGTGTTTACAAAAAAGAAATCCTCTTTTGAACGTCCAGGAAGTTTCGCTTGTACTTGTGATTCATATTTCTCAAGTTGTTCTAAAACGGTTTGATGTAGGGGAACTAGACGATCCTTATGGAATTTGGTATCCCTAATGTACAGATACCTTTCCTCAAGATTAACATCCTTCACAGTAAGGTTGGTCAATTCCGAAACTCGGATTCCTGTGGACCACAAAAGGCCTAGTGCCGTGGATACGGTCATACACCTGATGCCATCCGTCG from Phosphitispora fastidiosa harbors:
- a CDS encoding tyrosine-type recombinase/integrase, which encodes MIADNKISRQIESYIKYKQSLGYQLKIESQELRRFAKYTRDIEYNGSLTIDLAMQWASLDSGYSRWYMARRLETVHTFAVYAASIDSKAQIPQTGVFGKCHGRVAPYIYTEEEILRLMNESANLFSTDGIRCMTVSTALGLLWSTGIRVSELTNLTVKDVNLEERYLYIRDTKFHKDRLVPLHQTVLEQLEKYESQVQAKLPGRSKEDFFFVNTNGRRFNTRAFEYAFQQLRPCLIPDVGHRWNGRRPRLYDIRHTFACRTILKWLESGEDANQKIYLLSVYMGHVKPADTYWYLSSTPELLSLACDKFELHCGKEFQSYE